The DNA window AATGGACAGGTCCAGATCGGCGCCGTCGGCGTGCTCGGCCGAAACCATGGCCTGCTTGAGGGCATACATACAGCAGACGCTGGAGCAGTAGCCGTTGTCACACTTGTTGATGTTACGGGAGCCCACGCACTGCAGCCAACCGACCTTTTTGGGTACGGTATTGTCCGACGGGCGTTCCAGGTGGCCCATGCACGGGCCGCCAGCAGCCAGGAGGCGTTCGTATTCGAGACTGGTGACTACGTCGGGCAGCTGGGCGTAATCGTAGGTGTCGAACATGGAGGGGTCAAAAGCCTTGAAACCCGGGGCCGTGATGATGGAACCGACCTGGATTTCGTGGATTTTTTCCGTGTCCGCGAAATTGATGGCGTCTGCGGGACAGAATTTTTCACAGGCCCGGCATTTGCCTTTCTGTATGAAGATACAGTTTTCGGGATCAAGAGCGTATTTCAGGGGTACGGCCTGACCGTACGGGATGTAGGCGGCTTTGCGTTTGCTCAGCCCACCGTCGAATTCGTTGGAGACCTTCTTGGGGCATTTTTCCGCGCACATGCCACAGGCAATACATTTGTCGACATCGACATAGCGCGGGTTTTCCTTGACGGTTACGGTGAAATTACCAGCTTCGCCTTCAATCTTCTGTACCTCACTAAGAGTGAGGAGTTTGATGTTCAAGTGCCGACCGCACTCTACCAGTTTCGGTGAGAGTATTCACATCGCGCAGTCATTGGTCGGGAAGGTCTTATCGAGCTGGGCCATTGCCCCGCCGATGGCAGACGTCTTCTCGATCAGGTACACGTAGTAACCGGTGTCAGCCAGGTCCAAGGCCGCTTGGATGCCGGCAATACCGCCACCGACAACCATGACTGCACCAACTTTCTCTTGTGCCATAGTTTACCCCCTTAGCCAGTTGATTTGGTGCTAATGGTATTGAAATATCGCTTATCGCCAGAATCAGGATCATCATGTCATGGGCTTTGATCCTGATTTATATGAAAACCAAATAGGTCAGGCAGAATTATGTGCAGAAAATTTATGAGGTTCGTATCCCATGTTCGGAAAAAATGCTAGTCCTTGCGACGAAGAAATTGAAAAAATAATGGGTGGAATCCAAAAAAAGTCTCACCCGACCGTTTTCGCTTGTGATACCGGGTTGACCCCTTGTTGCGTGATCAGGGCAATCTTCCACCTTAATCCCGCTGCGAAATGTGTCAGGATGTCAAAAGAACGTTTATTTTTCCGAACCTTGCACACGATCGTGATTCCCTGTACGTTCCCGTGAAATGATCGCAGTCTGCCTTTTCCGGCCCTGACATTTCTTTCGTACCACAACGACCGTGGACCGGCCCATGAAAAAACTTACATGCCTGCTTGTGCATCAGGACCCTGATATCCGTACCGAACTTCGGAAGAAGCTTGCCGAGGTCAAGGGAGTCAAGATCCTCGGGGAAGCTGTTTCCTCGTTCGAGGCTCTGGAAATGCTGGAATCAATTCCCTATGATGTCTTTTTCCTCGGCACGGAACTGGCCGGCGGGGTAAGCGGAATTGAAATGGCCCAAATCCTTGGTCAACGAAAAACAGCGCCCATACTCATTTTCCTGGCCAAGGACGAATCCCTTGCCTTCAAGGGTTTTGAACTCGGCGCCACGGACTATCTGCTCTGGCCCGCCACGGTTGAACGACTTGGTCGATCCATTCAACGGGCCGCGCTGGTCCTTCCTCCGCATCGTGAACAGGGCCGCGGGGTGGCCGTTCCCCTGCAGGCCAGATCACGGGGAGAAGAGGAAACCCTGCAACTGGCTTTGGGCGAAAAAGAGGAAGAACTCTTTCTTGAAGCCCTGCGCAAGGCATGGGACCGGAGGCAGGCCAGGCC is part of the Desulfoplanes formicivorans genome and encodes:
- a CDS encoding LytR/AlgR family response regulator transcription factor, whose translation is MKKLTCLLVHQDPDIRTELRKKLAEVKGVKILGEAVSSFEALEMLESIPYDVFFLGTELAGGVSGIEMAQILGQRKTAPILIFLAKDESLAFKGFELGATDYLLWPATVERLGRSIQRAALVLPPHREQGRGVAVPLQARSRGEEETLQLALGEKEEELFLEALRKAWDRRQARPVEIEKLPINQDGRLLLIPYSQIVFIEAYEDYSYVHTSGDKFLTSYRLKNLEERLRKHRFFRVHRKYLVNLEMVTEIASMPGSNFMLRTAGRKKIELPISRRRIGELKQLLNL